One Helianthus annuus cultivar XRQ/B chromosome 7, HanXRQr2.0-SUNRISE, whole genome shotgun sequence genomic region harbors:
- the LOC110868870 gene encoding delta-1-pyrroline-5-carboxylate synthase, translating into MAAIDPSRRFLKDVKRIVIKVGTAVVTRDDGRLALGRLGALCEQLQTLNSQGFEVILVSSGAVGAGRQRLRYRKLVHSSFADLQKPQVELDGKACAAVGQNGLMALYDTLFSQLDVTSAQLLVTDNDFRSPEFRQQLTETVDSLLSYKVIPIFNENDAVSTRRAPYEDSSGIFWDNDSLAALLALELKADLLVLLSDVDGLYSGPPSDPQSKLIHTYIKEKLENTITFGDKSRLGRGGMTAKVKAAVYASQAGIPVVITSGFAGDNIVKVLQGQHIGTLFHQDAHTWVSNGELNSRDMAVAARESSRRLQAMPAKERSKILLDVADALEANEKVIVHENEADVAAAKDAGYETALVSRLAIKPGKVSSLAKAIRVLANMEEPIGQILKRTELSDGFILDKTSSPLGVLLVIFESRPDALVQIASLAIRSGNGLLLKGGKEARRSNAILHKVITSAIPESVGGGLIGLVTTRDEIPELLKLDDVIDLVIPRGSNKLVSQIKSSTKIPVLGHADGVCHVYVDKSADMEMAKNIVVDAKTDYPAACNAMETLLVHKDLMENGGVNELLIELQTKGVRIKGGPRASSALNLPAAPSFHHEYGSLACTVEIVDDVHAAIDHIHKHGSAHTDCIITQDREVADIFLRQVDSAAVLHNASTRFSDGFRFGLGAEVGISTSRIHARGPVGVEGLLTTRWIGRGSGQVVDNDKGVVYTHRDLTHQA; encoded by the exons ATGGCTGCGATTGACCCATCTCGTCGGTTTTTGAAGGATGTTAAGCGTATTGTTATCAAG GTAGGGACAGCTGTCGTCACACGAGATGACGGAAGACTTGCGCTTGGGCGACTAGGAGCTCTCTGTGAGCAG CTTCAAACACTTAACTCTCAAGGATTCGAGGTTATCTTGGTCTCATCAGGTGCTGTCGGTGCCGGTCGACAGCGGCTTCGATACAGAAAATTAGTCCACAGCAG CTTTGCTGACCTCCAGAAACCACAAGTTGAGCTTGACGGTAAGGCATGTGCAGCCGTTGGACAAAACGGTCTCATGGCACTTTACGATACGTTGTTCAGTCAG CTGGATGTGACATCAGCGCAGCTTCTTGTGACCGATAACGACTTCAGGAGTCCAGAATTTAGGCAACAACTTACCGAAACAGTGGATTCGTTATTGTCTTATAAGGTTATTCCTATATTTAATGAAAACGATGCCGTTAGTACCCGTCGCGCTCCATATGAG GATTCTTCCGGAATATTCTGGGATAACGACAGTTTGGCAGCTCTATTGGCGTTGGAGCTAAAAGCCGATCTTCTCGTACTATTAAGTGACGTAGACGGTCTCTACAGTGGGCCACCAAGTGATCCTCAATCGAAGTTGATTCATACATACATTAAGGAAAAACTCGAGAACACAATTACGTTCGGTGACAAGTCGAGGCTCGGAAGAGGTGGAATGACGGCTAAAGTCAAAGCTGCGGTTTACGCTTCACAGGCTGGCATTCCCGTTGTTATAACCAG CGGGTTCGCTGGGGACAATATTGTAAAAGTTCTCCAAGGACAGCATATCGGTACACTGTTTCATCAGGACGCTCACACGTGGGTGTCGAATGGCGAGTTAAATTCACGTGACATGGCAGTTGCCGCAAGAGAAAGTTCTAGACGCCTCCAG GCCATGCCTGCAAAAGAAAGAAGTAAGATTTTACTTGACGTAGCCGATGCTTTGGAAGCAAATGAGAAAGTGATTGTGCACGAAAATGAAGCTGATGTGGCGGCTGCCAAAGATGCTGGATATGAAACGGCGTTAGTCTCCCGGTTGGCGATCAAGCCTGGGAAG GTCTCTAGTCTTGCAAAAGCCATACGTGTACTTGCAAATATGGAAGAGCCGATTGGACAAATATTAAAGAGAACAGAG CTGTCAGACGGATTCATCTTAGACAAAACATCATCTCCTTTAGGTGTCCTTCTTGTTATCTTTGAGTCTCGGCCCGATGCGCTAGTTCAG ATAGCATCGTTGGCTATACGATCCGGGAACGGGCTCTTATTGAAAGGGGGAAAGGAAGCCAGACGGTCCAACGCAATCTTGCACAAG GTCATTACTTCAGCTATACCAGAAAGCGTTGGTGGAGGACTTATCGGACTCGTGACAACTAGAGATGAGATTCCTGAATTGCTTAAG CTTGATGACGTCATCGATCTTGTGATTCCAAGAGGCAGCAATAAACTCGTCTCTCAAATCAAGTCTTCAACGAAAATTCCTGTTCTAGGTCATGCTG ATGGAGTCTGTCACGTTTACGTCGACAAATCTGCGGATATGGAAATGGCAAAGAACATAGTGGTGGATGCAAAAACAGATTACCCTGCAGCCTGTAATGCTATG GAAACGCTTCTTGTTCACAAGGATTTGATGGAGAATGGTGGTGTTAATGAGCTTCTTATTGAACTTCAAACTAAAG GTGTACGCATAAAGGGTGGGCCAAGAGCGAGTTCCGCACTTAACCTTCCAGCAGCACCTTCGTTTCATCATGAGTACGGTTCACTGGCATGCACCGTTGAAATTGTGGACGACGTGCATGCTGCCATTGATCATATACACAAGCATGGAAG TGCGCACACTGATTGTATTATAACTCAAGATCGTGAAGTTGCCGACATCTTTCTTCGTCAAGTTGACAG TGCTGCTGTACTTCACAACGCAAGCACAAGATTTAGCGACGGATTTCGCTTTGGTCTTGGTGCAGAG GTTGGTATAAGTACGAGCAGGATCCATGCTCGTGGGCCGGTAGGTGTCGAGGGATTGCTTACAACGCGCTG gatTGGCAGAGGAAGTGGACAAGTGGTGGATAACGATAAAGGAGTCGTGTATACTCACCGTGACCTCACTCACCAAGCTTAA